A DNA window from Solanum lycopersicum chromosome 3, SLM_r2.1 contains the following coding sequences:
- the LOC138337082 gene encoding protein DETOXIFICATION 16-like isoform X1, translating to MSGLLLNPKLETSMMAISMSTSSLVFRIPSGFSSAVSTRISNELGAGRPKAAKLAARVVLLIALVEGFLLSGIAIAARNVWGYIYTNEEEVVKYLAAVMPVLALSNFMDGIQGVLSGTARGCGWQKLGALVNLVAYYVVGLPCAVILTFVFHFGAKGLWTGIISGSGLQALLYILITLRINWELQVISNFDFKLPNISIWI from the exons ATGTCGGGGTTGCTTCTTAATCCAAAGCTTGAGACATCTATGATGGCCATCAG CATGAGTACTAGTTCTCTGGTCTTCAGGATTCCCTCGGGATTTAGTAGTGCAGTGAG TACGAGGATATCTAATGAACTGGGAGCAGGGAGACCTAAAGCAGCCAAGTTAGCAGCACGGGTCGTTCTGCTTATTGCTCTGGTAGAGGGCTTTCTACTGAGTGGAATCGCAATTGCAGCAAGAAATGTGTGGGGATATATATACACTAACGAAGAGGAAGTGGTGAAATATCTGGCTGCAGTCATGCCAGTACTTgcattgtccaatttcatggaTGGAATCCAAGGGGTTCTTTCAG GTACTGCAAGAGGATGTGGTTGGCAGAAACTTGGTGCGCTAGTCAATTTGGTAGCCTACTATGTTGTTGGACTTCCTTGTGCTGTGATTTTAACTTTCGTCTTCCACTTCGGAGCAAAG GGTCTTTGGACAGGAATTATAAGTGGAAGTGGTCTTCAAGCATTACTTTATATACTTATTACCTTGAGGATAAATTGGGAGCTTCAggtaatttcaaattttgactttaaattGCCAAATATTTCTATCTGGATCTAA
- the LOC101257459 gene encoding protein DETOXIFICATION 16-like: MSERNSDFPLLSNNTEKGSWNPEDRDRGCCDIGEVIEETKKQLELAGPLVLISFLQYFLQMISIMFVGRLGELSLSSATLATSFTGVTGFSFMLGMGSALETLCGQAYGAKQYHMLGIHMQRGMLVLLAISIPISIIWAFAGHIFAFCGQDMEVSVHAGLYARWLIPSIFPYGILQCQLRFLQTQSRLKPLVISTCFTSLIHVLLCWALVFRLGMGNKGAALCDAISYWFNVLILALYIRFASSCKETWTGFSKEGARNLLSFLSIAIPSALMVCLEQWAYEFLVFMSGWLPNPKLETSMMAISLSISSLVFRIPYGFGSAVSTRVSNELGAGKTKAAKLAARTVLLLATVEGLLLSGIAVAARNVWGYLYTNEDEVVKYLSTIMPVLALSNFMDGIQGVLSGTARGCGWQKLGAQVNLGAYYLVGLPCAVILTFVYHLGGKGLWTGIISGSGLQALLLLLITLRTNWELQASSKFNLIVLKQETPLF; the protein is encoded by the exons ATGAGTGAAAGAAACTCCGATTTTCCTCTTCTTTCCAACAACACCGAAAAGGGATCATGGAATCCTGAAGATCGCGATAGAGGATGTTGCGATATAGGTGAGGTTATTGAAGAGACAAAGAAGCAACTAGAGTTAGCAGGACCTTTGGTTCTTATAAGTTTTCTGCAGTACTTTCTACAGATGATATCGATCATGTTTGTTGGTCGCCTCGGAGAGCTTTCTCTTTCAAGTGCAACTTTAGCCACTTCTTTTACTGGAGTAACTGGTTTCAGCTTCATG CTGGGAATGGGAAGTGCATTGGAGACATTATGCGGACAAGCTTATGGGGCAAAACAGTATCATATGCTTGGAATACATATGCAAAGAGGAATGCTTGTATTGTTGGCTATTAGCATACCTATATCGATTATTTGGGCATTTGCAGGGCATATATTTGCTTTCTGTGGACAAGACATGGAAGTTTCAGTCCATGCCGGATTGTATGCTCGTTGGTTGATTCCCAGCATTTTTCCTTATGGAATCCTCCAATGCCAACTTAGATTCCTGCAAACACAAAGCAGACTTAAACCACTTGTGATCAGCACTTGTTTTACGAGTTTAATTCATGTGTTGCTCTGTTGGGCACTGGTTTTCAGATTGGGAATGGGAAATAAAGGAGCTGCGCTCTGTGATGCTATATCTTACTGGTTCAATGTGCTGATTTTGGCGCTTTATATAAGGTTTGCATCATCATGCAAGGAAACATGGACAGGGTTTTCCAAGGAGGGTGCAAGAAATCTTCTCAGTTTTCTATCGATAGCTATTCCGTCAGCACTTATGGTCTG CTTGGAGCAATGGGCATATGAGTTTCTGGTGTTCATGTCGGGGTGGCTTCCTAATCCAAAGCTCGAGACATCTATGATGGCGATCAG CCTAAGTATCAGTTCTCTGGTGTTCCGGATTCCCTACGGATTTGGTAGTGCAGTAAG TACACGGGTATCAAATGAATTGGGGGCAGGGAAAACTAAAGCAGCCAAGTTAGCAGCACGTACAGTCTTACTTCTGGCTACGGTAGAGGGCCTATTACTAAGCGGAATAGCAGTTGCTGCAAGAAATGTATGGGGATATTTATACACTAACGAAGATGAAGTAGTAAAATATCTGTCCACGATTATGCCAGTGCTTgcattgtccaatttcatggaTGGAATCCAAGGGGTTCTTTCAG GTACTGCAAGAGGATGTGGTTGGCAGAAACTTGGTGCACAGGTCAATCTTGGAGCCTATTATCTTGTTGGACTTCCTTGTGCAGTCATTTTAACCTTTGTCTACCACCTTGGAGGAAAG GGTCTTTGGACAGGGATTATAAGTGGTAGTGGTCTTCAAGCATTACTTCTTCTACTTATTACGTTGCGCACAAATTGGGAGCTTCAGGCAAGTTCTAAATTTAATCTAATTGTACTAAAACAAGAAACTCCATTGTTCTGA
- the LOC138337082 gene encoding protein DETOXIFICATION 16-like isoform X2, whose translation MSGLLLNPKLETSMMAISMSTSSLVFRIPSGFSSAVSTRISNELGAGRPKAAKLAARVVLLIALVEGFLLSGIAIAARNVWGYIYTNEEEVVKYLAAVMPVLALSNFMDGIQGVLSGTARGCGWQKLGALVNLVAYYVVGLPCAVILTFVFHFGAKGLWTGIISGSGLQALLYILITLRINWELQAMKAMCRVQVS comes from the exons ATGTCGGGGTTGCTTCTTAATCCAAAGCTTGAGACATCTATGATGGCCATCAG CATGAGTACTAGTTCTCTGGTCTTCAGGATTCCCTCGGGATTTAGTAGTGCAGTGAG TACGAGGATATCTAATGAACTGGGAGCAGGGAGACCTAAAGCAGCCAAGTTAGCAGCACGGGTCGTTCTGCTTATTGCTCTGGTAGAGGGCTTTCTACTGAGTGGAATCGCAATTGCAGCAAGAAATGTGTGGGGATATATATACACTAACGAAGAGGAAGTGGTGAAATATCTGGCTGCAGTCATGCCAGTACTTgcattgtccaatttcatggaTGGAATCCAAGGGGTTCTTTCAG GTACTGCAAGAGGATGTGGTTGGCAGAAACTTGGTGCGCTAGTCAATTTGGTAGCCTACTATGTTGTTGGACTTCCTTGTGCTGTGATTTTAACTTTCGTCTTCCACTTCGGAGCAAAG GGTCTTTGGACAGGAATTATAAGTGGAAGTGGTCTTCAAGCATTACTTTATATACTTATTACCTTGAGGATAAATTGGGAGCTTCAg GCAATGAAGGCTATGTGTAGAGTACAAGTTTCTTAA
- the LOC101257161 gene encoding protein DETOXIFICATION 15-like, with product MIHEKNSQLLLDFPLLNEKDPENGIKRWYDMYETIEELKKQLELAGPLVVVGFMQYFLLLISVMFVGHLGELSLSSATLATSFAGVTGFRFMLGMASALETLCGQAYGAKQYHMLGIHMQRGMLVVVAISIPISIVWAFAGHIFAFCGQDVELSIHAGVYARWLIPSILPYGLLQCQLRFLQTQSRLKPLLISTGFTSLLHVFLCWALVSRLGLGNKGAALCNAISYWINALILALYIRYASSCEKTWTGFSKEGARNFPSFLSLAIPSACMIWLVSASLTIHPSVFFSKCPISTNFSDLFLSFQLCTFLDRYQKLGAMVL from the exons ATGATTCATGAAAAAAACTCCCAACTCCTTCTTGATTTTCCTCTTCTTAATGAAAAGGATCCTGAAAATGGCATCAAGAGATGGTATGATATGTATGAGACTATTGAAGAGCTAAAGAAGCAATTGGAATTAGCAGGACCTCTGGTTGTTGTAGGTTTTATGCAGTACTTTTTGTTGTTGATATCTGTCATGTTCGTTGGTCATCTCGGAGAGCTTTCTCTTTCCAGTGCAACTTTAGCTACTTCTTTTGCTGGAGTAACTGGTTTCCGATTCATG CTTGGAATGGCAAGTGCATTGGAAACATTATGCGGACAAGCATATGGGGCAAAGCAGTATCATATGCTTGGGATACATATGCAAAGGGGTATGCTTGTAGTGGTGGCAATTTCCATCCCCATATCGATTGTTTGGGCATTTGCAGGGCATATATTTGCTTTTTGTGGACAAGACGTTGAACTTTCAATCCACGCTGGAGTGTATGCTCGTTGGTTGATTCCCAGCATTTTGCCTTATGGACTCCTCCAATGCCAATTAAGGTTCCTGCAAACACAAAGTAGACTCAAACCACTGCTGATCAGTACTGGCTTCACAAGTTTACTTCATGTCTTCTTGTGTTGGGCATTGGTTTCAAGGTTGGGATTGGGAAACAAAGGGGCTGCACTCTGTAATGCCATATCTTATTGGATCAACGCGCTGATTTTGGCACTTTATATAAGGTATGCATCGTCATGTGAGAAAACATGGACAGGGTTCTCCAAAGAGGGTGCAAGAAACTTTCCCAGTTTTTTATCATTAGCTATCCCTTCAGCTTGTATGATCTGGTTAGTTTCAGCATCCTTGACTATACATCCAAGTGTTTTCTTTTCTAAATGTCCCATTAGTACAAATTTCTCCGACTTGTTTCTGTCTTTTCAATTGTGTACCTTTTTGGACCGGTACCAAAAGCTTGGAGCAATGGTCCTATGA
- the LOC112941155 gene encoding uncharacterized protein — MNISEQSFFNKITATTTTTTCLFFLLISFSTTTIIFSSGDREAAFVIPFFLAAAVVVAGFVVLAVRTTVVTWITVVVLLAFVGKRRRIFAKDGKKITSEVVVYVVNEVIREKGIVAISGVMILGLISMSLL; from the coding sequence ATGAATATATCGGAACAaagttttttcaataaaattactGCTACGACAACAACGACGACTTGTTTGTTCTttctcttaatttctttttccactACTACTATTATCTTCTCCTCCGGCGACAGGGAAGCCGCTTTTGTTATCCCCTTTTTTTTAGCCGCCGCCGTTGTGGTGGCCGGATTCGTTGTTCTGGCCGTCCGGACCACCGTTGTGACGTGGATTACGGTGGTAGTACTCCTAGCTTTCGTCGGGAAACGACGCCGTATATTTGCAAAGGATGGGAAGAAAATTACGTCGGAGGTGGTAGTGTATGTGGTGAATGAAGTGATTAGGGAGAAGGGAATTGTTGCTATTTCTGGAGTTATGATTTTGGGATTAATTTCAATGTCGTTGTTATGA